In one Lachnospiraceae bacterium GAM79 genomic region, the following are encoded:
- a CDS encoding FtsX-like permease family protein, which translates to MQKVLRKRIWRDFKSNLPRYLALSLLIILAMYLVVSLVGAAETIIRGSENADSRQCVEDGDFSLFVPMKDEEMEDLEADGVTIEPQFYMDYEIDEDHTLRIFANRDEINKINLVKGTLAEKKNELVVERQFAEKNNISLGDVLTFGGREFTITGIGTTPDYDNVLKSLGDTGCDCLHFGTGFVAADVYDTLRAEEKSIKSEEYYYAYRLNGAMTDDELKDRLEDLEFSSGDVEDPFFQEYWNRTMGQKDDLTDGIQELLDGVKELKDGLAELTDHNLELTDASGEIFEAYLKEANKTLKNYGVEELTKDNFETVLQTEIDGADNAILRFSYKDLLSQLKELKAFDDGIIEYTDGTKEAEDGSNELLDGIQELKDETDDMIDDIFSEDAQNLMTFVKAGDNARIQAASGDQELYRSVGTIAGAILLILISYVLSVFVVHSIDQESAVIGALYALGVKRKNLMAHYVTLPTVITFVSGLIGTLLGYSSLGVPIQMQDCYNYYSLPDLDVIYMPYLFIYGIVVPPVISIIVNSLVIRKRLSKPVLTMIRNEQKVGKGKNIKLGNMSFMNLFKIRQMLRESRTGFTVVFGMFVSLLLAMMSLEIYTYCANVNRDYVNDTKYEYMYTYKYPTEEVPEGGYEAYAKTLKKKIYGYNFDITVMGLTENNPFFDVDLSDSSSKVAISSSIAYKYGLDVGDILTLKDDEADKIYAFEIASVAQYAPSFIVFMPYDKALELFDEPEDYFNVVFSDHALDVETGRLYATTTKTDVKKAAGIFSDIMQGMILTIGGVSVLIFIVVMYLMMKVMIDRSSFNIALIKIFGYRNKEVKKMYLDGNFYIITIGSLISIPLTKWIMDVAYEPAFVPNIACGIDKSFPFWMYLAIFAGILILYFIINHLLIRRIRKMVPAEVLKNRE; encoded by the coding sequence ATGCAGAAAGTATTGAGAAAAAGGATTTGGAGAGATTTCAAAAGCAACCTTCCAAGATATCTGGCATTGTCCCTTCTGATCATACTTGCCATGTATCTGGTAGTCAGTCTGGTCGGCGCAGCAGAGACGATCATTCGCGGAAGTGAGAATGCTGACAGCAGACAGTGTGTTGAGGATGGAGATTTTTCATTGTTCGTACCGATGAAGGATGAGGAAATGGAAGATCTGGAAGCCGATGGTGTGACGATCGAGCCACAGTTCTATATGGACTATGAGATCGACGAAGATCATACGCTCCGTATCTTTGCAAACAGAGATGAGATCAATAAGATTAATCTGGTAAAAGGTACACTTGCAGAAAAGAAAAATGAGCTGGTGGTAGAACGCCAGTTTGCAGAGAAGAATAATATATCATTAGGTGATGTGCTTACATTTGGCGGACGGGAATTTACCATTACCGGAATCGGGACAACACCGGATTATGATAACGTATTAAAATCTCTGGGAGATACCGGATGCGACTGCCTGCATTTTGGTACAGGATTTGTTGCAGCTGACGTATACGATACACTTCGTGCAGAAGAAAAAAGTATAAAGTCAGAGGAATATTATTATGCATACCGGTTAAATGGTGCTATGACGGACGATGAATTAAAAGACCGTTTGGAGGATCTGGAGTTCTCATCAGGAGATGTAGAGGATCCATTTTTCCAAGAATACTGGAATCGTACGATGGGACAGAAGGACGATCTGACCGATGGTATTCAGGAGCTGTTAGATGGAGTAAAAGAGTTAAAGGACGGACTTGCTGAACTGACCGATCATAATTTAGAGTTAACAGATGCATCGGGAGAAATCTTTGAGGCTTATCTGAAGGAGGCAAATAAGACCTTAAAGAATTATGGTGTAGAAGAACTGACAAAGGATAATTTTGAGACTGTTCTGCAGACTGAGATTGATGGTGCAGACAATGCAATTCTGCGTTTCTCTTATAAAGATCTGTTGTCACAGTTAAAGGAGCTTAAGGCATTTGACGATGGAATTATAGAATATACAGACGGAACAAAAGAAGCTGAAGATGGTTCCAATGAACTGCTGGATGGTATTCAGGAGTTAAAGGATGAGACAGATGATATGATCGATGACATCTTCTCAGAGGATGCACAGAACCTTATGACTTTTGTAAAGGCAGGGGATAATGCGAGAATTCAGGCGGCTTCCGGTGATCAGGAATTATACCGGAGCGTTGGTACGATCGCAGGTGCGATCCTGTTGATACTGATCTCTTATGTATTATCAGTGTTCGTTGTACATTCGATCGATCAGGAAAGTGCCGTTATCGGTGCGTTATATGCACTTGGGGTAAAGAGAAAGAATCTGATGGCACATTATGTAACACTTCCGACTGTGATCACATTTGTTTCAGGTCTGATCGGAACACTGCTTGGATATTCAAGCCTTGGTGTGCCGATCCAGATGCAGGACTGCTACAACTATTATTCCCTTCCGGATCTGGATGTTATCTATATGCCATATCTGTTCATTTATGGAATCGTGGTTCCACCGGTTATTTCTATAATCGTTAATTCACTGGTTATCCGAAAGAGACTGTCGAAGCCGGTTCTTACAATGATCAGGAATGAGCAGAAGGTTGGTAAGGGCAAGAATATAAAGCTTGGAAATATGAGCTTCATGAATCTGTTCAAGATCCGCCAGATGCTTCGTGAGAGCCGTACCGGATTTACGGTAGTATTTGGAATGTTTGTAAGTCTTCTGCTGGCGATGATGTCACTGGAGATATATACTTACTGTGCGAATGTAAATCGTGATTATGTAAATGATACAAAGTATGAGTATATGTATACCTACAAATATCCGACAGAGGAAGTTCCGGAAGGTGGATATGAGGCATATGCAAAGACACTGAAAAAGAAAATTTACGGTTACAACTTTGACATAACAGTTATGGGACTGACAGAGAATAATCCGTTCTTTGATGTGGATCTGTCAGATTCATCCAGTAAGGTTGCGATCAGTTCTTCGATCGCTTACAAATACGGTCTGGATGTTGGTGATATTCTGACACTAAAGGATGATGAAGCAGATAAGATCTATGCATTTGAGATCGCATCTGTTGCGCAGTATGCTCCATCCTTTATAGTGTTTATGCCATATGACAAGGCACTTGAGTTATTCGACGAACCGGAGGATTATTTCAATGTTGTATTTTCCGACCATGCACTCGATGTCGAGACCGGAAGATTATATGCAACAACGACAAAGACCGATGTGAAGAAGGCTGCCGGTATCTTCTCGGATATAATGCAGGGAATGATCCTTACGATCGGAGGAGTATCTGTTCTGATCTTCATTGTTGTTATGTATCTGATGATGAAGGTTATGATAGATCGGTCTTCTTTCAACATTGCGTTGATTAAGATCTTCGGATACCGAAATAAGGAAGTGAAGAAGATGTATCTGGATGGTAATTTCTATATCATAACGATAGGGTCATTGATCTCGATTCCACTGACCAAATGGATCATGGATGTGGCTTATGAGCCTGCCTTTGTTCCGAATATTGCCTGCGGTATCGACAAGTCCTTCCCATTCTGGATGTACCTTGCCATCTTCGCAGGTATCCTGATCCTGTACTTCATCATCAACCATCTGCTGATCCGCAGAATCCGCAAGATGGTGCCTGCTGAAGTGCTGAAAAACCGCGAGTAG
- a CDS encoding dihydroorotase — MLLIKNGRVVDPVTNTDRKLDVLVDGAVITEVEQQIDPEACREKYGTGDVRVIDAEGLVVAPGLVDTHVHFRDPGFTYKEDIETGAEAAAYGGFTTVICMANTKPAVDNVETLEYIQRKGETTGIHVIQTATVTKDLKGKELVDMELLAEHGAAGFTDDGIPIMDEEVLTEAMLRAKALDLPISLHEEDPAFVKGAGVNMGAVSEQLGYGGASRTAEDVMVARDCILALHTGASVCIQHISSGNSVELVRLAKKLGADVHAEATPHHFTLTEDAVLTYGTMARMNPPVREEADRLKIIEGIQDGTIDMIVTDHAPHSAEEKARPMAQAPSGITGLETSLALGIRSLVQPGYITLMKLMELMSKNPMEFYRMTPGSIQAGAPADIVIFGENEEWIVEHFHSKASNSPFLGWTLPGKLHYTICNGKIVAEN, encoded by the coding sequence ATGTTATTAATAAAGAACGGCAGGGTTGTGGATCCTGTGACAAATACAGATCGGAAGCTTGATGTGCTGGTTGATGGTGCGGTGATCACAGAAGTGGAACAGCAGATAGATCCGGAAGCATGCAGGGAAAAGTATGGTACAGGTGATGTTCGCGTGATCGATGCGGAAGGTCTGGTGGTTGCACCGGGGCTGGTCGATACCCATGTACATTTCAGAGATCCGGGCTTTACTTATAAAGAGGACATCGAGACCGGAGCAGAGGCTGCCGCTTATGGCGGATTTACGACGGTTATCTGTATGGCAAATACGAAGCCGGCAGTTGATAATGTAGAGACACTTGAGTATATTCAGAGAAAAGGGGAAACGACCGGGATCCATGTGATCCAGACGGCGACCGTTACAAAGGATCTGAAGGGAAAAGAACTTGTGGATATGGAACTGCTGGCAGAACATGGTGCTGCCGGATTTACAGATGATGGTATTCCGATCATGGATGAAGAAGTCTTAACGGAGGCAATGCTTCGTGCGAAAGCGCTTGATCTGCCGATCAGTCTGCATGAAGAAGATCCTGCATTTGTAAAAGGTGCAGGTGTGAATATGGGAGCAGTATCCGAGCAGCTTGGCTATGGTGGGGCTTCCAGAACAGCAGAGGATGTCATGGTCGCAAGAGACTGTATCCTTGCCCTTCATACAGGAGCATCTGTCTGTATTCAGCATATCAGTTCCGGAAATTCCGTTGAGTTAGTAAGGCTGGCAAAGAAGCTTGGTGCGGATGTTCATGCAGAAGCAACACCACATCATTTTACACTGACAGAGGATGCAGTTCTGACCTATGGAACAATGGCAAGAATGAACCCACCGGTCAGAGAAGAAGCGGACCGGTTGAAGATCATTGAAGGTATTCAGGACGGCACGATCGATATGATCGTAACCGATCATGCACCGCACAGTGCAGAAGAAAAGGCACGTCCGATGGCACAGGCACCGAGTGGGATCACAGGCCTTGAGACATCACTGGCACTGGGAATCCGTTCACTGGTACAGCCGGGCTACATCACACTTATGAAGCTTATGGAGCTGATGAGTAAGAACCCGATGGAGTTCTACCGGATGACACCGGGCAGCATCCAGGCAGGAGCACCGGCCGATATTGTGATATTTGGAGAAAATGAAGAATGGATCGTTGAACATTTCCATTCCAAAGCCTCGAATTCACCATTTCTTGGCTGGACACTTCCGGGAAAGCTTCATTACACGATCTGCAACGGTAAGATCGTAGCAGAGAACTAG
- a CDS encoding Gfo/Idh/MocA family oxidoreductase — translation MAKELRWAVLGTGVIANEMAQALEQMGKSLYAVGNRTHEKAVAFAEKYHVTKVYDDFHEMFTDPEIDIIYITTPHNTHIEFLRLALANGKHVLCEKSITLNSDELNEALQIAEEHHVILAEAMTIWHMPLYKKLWEIVSSGELGKVQMIQLNFGSYKEYDMNNRFFNINLAGGALLDIGVYALSLMRSFMAETPDQVMSQVRFAPTGTDEQASIILMNKEQQMAAITLSMHSKQPKRAMISCEKGYIEIMEYPRADKAIIVDAASGAVTPVEAGETKRALEYEMRDMEEAVQSGDVSRMQMPFTGDVMNIMTDLRKNWGLVYPEESGKTE, via the coding sequence ATGGCAAAAGAATTAAGATGGGCAGTACTTGGTACAGGTGTAATTGCAAATGAAATGGCACAGGCACTGGAACAGATGGGTAAATCCTTATATGCGGTAGGAAACCGTACCCATGAGAAGGCAGTTGCATTTGCGGAGAAATATCATGTAACAAAGGTATATGATGATTTTCATGAGATGTTTACAGATCCGGAGATCGACATTATCTATATTACAACGCCACATAATACCCACATTGAATTCCTGAGACTGGCACTTGCAAACGGCAAGCATGTATTGTGTGAGAAGTCGATCACGCTGAACAGTGATGAATTAAATGAGGCATTGCAGATTGCAGAGGAGCATCATGTGATACTGGCGGAAGCCATGACGATCTGGCATATGCCATTATATAAGAAATTATGGGAGATCGTATCATCCGGTGAACTCGGAAAGGTTCAGATGATACAGTTGAATTTCGGAAGCTATAAAGAATATGATATGAATAATCGTTTCTTTAACATCAATCTTGCCGGTGGTGCATTGCTTGATATCGGAGTATATGCACTCAGTCTGATGCGCAGCTTCATGGCAGAGACACCGGATCAGGTGATGAGTCAGGTGCGGTTCGCACCGACAGGGACGGATGAGCAGGCAAGCATCATCCTGATGAATAAAGAACAGCAGATGGCGGCTATTACGTTGTCCATGCATTCAAAGCAGCCAAAGCGTGCAATGATCAGTTGCGAAAAAGGGTATATCGAGATCATGGAATATCCAAGAGCTGATAAAGCGATTATCGTAGATGCTGCAAGCGGAGCAGTTACACCGGTAGAAGCCGGTGAAACAAAGCGTGCGCTTGAATATGAGATGCGGGATATGGAAGAAGCGGTACAGTCCGGAGATGTAAGCCGGATGCAGATGCCTTTTACCGGAGATGTCATGAATATCATGACAGACCTTCGAAAGAACTGGGGCTTAGTCTATCCGGAAGAATCAGGAAAGACGGAGTAG
- a CDS encoding helix-turn-helix transcriptional regulator, with product MEKNNFLIYNDIVYTLYQCKSYEALRDEFLPRLRLLIPFTYASIISVNPENRTEIVPTPVCFPDYFYEAELLYIDHMSEDHLLWINNVRESQLVRESDLVNDDVRLNSSLYQHCYQKFHVYDSLQYSMICSGEFSGILTLFRTKIDGDFTDDDMFFFRSLGKHINVTYEQILYPEKKKGHTALANRIPALAKGYDLTPRETEILSLIFSFANNDEIAATLGISENTIQKHLQNIFRKTGTSSKWDLLRLS from the coding sequence ATGGAAAAGAACAACTTTCTGATCTATAACGATATCGTATATACGCTGTACCAATGTAAATCCTATGAAGCACTGAGAGATGAATTTCTCCCAAGGCTTCGCCTGCTGATCCCATTTACTTATGCGAGCATTATCTCCGTCAATCCGGAAAACCGAACTGAGATCGTACCGACTCCGGTCTGCTTTCCTGATTATTTCTATGAAGCAGAACTGCTCTACATCGATCATATGAGTGAGGATCATCTGCTCTGGATCAACAATGTACGGGAATCCCAGCTTGTAAGAGAAAGCGATCTGGTAAATGATGATGTCCGTCTGAACTCTTCTCTCTATCAGCACTGTTATCAGAAATTCCATGTCTACGATTCCTTACAGTACAGCATGATCTGCAGTGGAGAATTCTCCGGTATCCTGACGCTGTTTCGGACCAAGATCGATGGGGATTTTACAGACGATGATATGTTCTTCTTCCGTTCTCTTGGCAAACATATCAACGTAACCTATGAACAGATCCTATATCCGGAAAAAAAGAAAGGCCATACCGCTCTTGCAAACCGTATCCCGGCACTTGCAAAAGGCTATGACCTTACTCCACGAGAGACAGAGATCCTGTCTCTGATCTTTTCATTTGCAAATAACGATGAGATTGCAGCCACTCTCGGGATCAGTGAGAACACGATCCAGAAGCACTTACAGAATATCTTCCGAAAGACCGGAACCTCATCAAAATGGGATCTACTCCGTCTTTCCTGA
- a CDS encoding cytidylate kinase-like family protein, with translation MKDKKYVITITRQFGSLGRPIAKLMAEQLGIEYYDRDIVDQAAKQLKLPASVVDEEEESAKKIFKNPFSRMVLPLGGGTNSTQDDIFDAQQNIIRFLAEKSSCVIVGRCSDFILSEMDNVMNIFIYAPYPDRVENCVNSMGLEIDEARKMIVAVDEARDSYHMNYAGYKPGDINHCDILINSSLLGVEGTAKYLAELVREKFISD, from the coding sequence ATGAAGGATAAAAAATATGTTATAACAATTACGAGACAGTTCGGAAGCCTTGGAAGACCAATCGCAAAACTGATGGCAGAACAACTGGGAATAGAGTATTACGACAGAGATATCGTGGATCAGGCAGCCAAGCAGTTGAAGCTTCCCGCTTCTGTTGTAGACGAAGAAGAAGAAAGCGCAAAGAAGATCTTCAAGAATCCGTTTTCCAGAATGGTACTTCCGCTTGGCGGTGGCACGAACAGTACACAGGATGATATTTTCGATGCACAGCAGAATATCATACGATTTCTTGCAGAGAAAAGCTCATGTGTGATCGTTGGACGCTGCTCTGACTTTATCTTAAGTGAGATGGACAATGTGATGAATATATTCATCTATGCTCCGTACCCGGATCGTGTTGAGAATTGTGTGAATTCGATGGGACTGGAAATCGATGAAGCCCGTAAGATGATCGTAGCCGTTGATGAGGCGCGTGATTCCTATCACATGAATTATGCCGGATATAAGCCGGGAGACATCAATCATTGTGATATCCTGATCAACAGCAGTCTGCTCGGTGTAGAAGGTACTGCAAAGTATCTGGCAGAACTGGTACGTGAGAAGTTTATCAGTGATTAA
- a CDS encoding amidohydrolase, translated as MAEYIIKSRAVFDGRADSCKPLAVWIKGDRIKKLLPYDETNAVPADVPIYDMGDKLVMPSFIDAHTHIFTGAVAASEYVCNILDVCHSEQECVEQMAAYVKAHPGQKRIRGTGWFIGNWTEDRMPDKRSLDAYFPDTPVYLECADAHSMWLNSAALAEAGIRPNPSLANGMIETYPDGELTGMLIEPEAYAPAMEKFMDFTDEEMTEIHRHFKQVLAENGVAGLSEMFAEDYTEETYKKYELLKKLDDEEGLYANVYVYTKLFGYTSFEKFFEMKEKLDSRHFQITGLKGFIDGVTETYTGLLLEPYTDRPDTCGEKLPLWPRAKMQEEITAANEAGIQVRLHCIADGSVRMALDMYEEAEKRTGRKDLRNTIEHIENIHPDDIRRFKELDVVASMQPYHLILSNNDKIVRLGKKRCRYEWPMKSIMNTGAAFAVGTDYPVVGLDPFQTIYAAVTRKDADGRISGQNPWEVIDMATVLKGYTYGAAYVYQAEDRTGSIEEGKCANLIVLDRNLFTIDSEKIPDTKVVWNIFEGQTIYDRLNNLAGASGI; from the coding sequence ATGGCAGAATATATTATAAAGAGCCGGGCAGTATTTGATGGTCGGGCGGATAGCTGTAAGCCGCTTGCTGTCTGGATCAAAGGTGACAGGATCAAGAAGCTCCTGCCATATGATGAGACAAATGCCGTTCCGGCGGATGTTCCGATATACGATATGGGTGACAAGCTTGTCATGCCGTCCTTTATCGATGCACATACCCATATATTTACCGGAGCGGTAGCCGCAAGTGAATATGTATGCAACATTTTGGATGTCTGCCATTCGGAACAGGAATGTGTGGAGCAGATGGCGGCATATGTAAAGGCGCATCCCGGACAGAAGCGAATCCGCGGAACTGGATGGTTTATCGGGAACTGGACGGAGGATCGTATGCCGGACAAGCGAAGTCTGGATGCATATTTCCCGGATACTCCGGTATATCTGGAATGTGCGGATGCACACAGCATGTGGCTGAATTCAGCAGCACTTGCTGAAGCCGGGATCAGACCGAATCCGAGTCTTGCAAATGGCATGATCGAGACTTACCCGGATGGAGAGCTTACCGGAATGTTGATCGAACCGGAAGCCTATGCGCCCGCCATGGAAAAGTTCATGGATTTTACGGATGAAGAAATGACAGAAATACACAGACATTTCAAACAGGTACTTGCGGAGAACGGAGTTGCAGGCTTAAGTGAGATGTTTGCAGAAGATTATACAGAAGAGACTTATAAGAAATATGAATTGCTGAAAAAGCTGGATGATGAAGAAGGGCTGTATGCAAATGTATATGTCTACACGAAGTTATTTGGCTATACCTCATTTGAAAAGTTCTTTGAGATGAAGGAAAAACTGGATTCCAGACATTTTCAGATCACCGGTTTAAAGGGGTTTATTGATGGGGTGACGGAGACTTATACCGGACTGCTCTTAGAGCCATATACAGACCGCCCGGATACCTGTGGGGAGAAACTTCCGCTCTGGCCGAGAGCGAAGATGCAGGAGGAGATCACTGCGGCAAATGAGGCAGGCATACAGGTCAGACTTCATTGTATCGCAGATGGTTCTGTGCGCATGGCGCTTGATATGTACGAGGAAGCGGAAAAAAGAACCGGAAGAAAGGATCTCAGAAATACGATCGAGCATATCGAAAATATTCATCCCGATGATATCAGGAGATTCAAGGAACTGGATGTTGTAGCATCGATGCAGCCATATCATCTGATCCTGTCCAATAATGACAAGATCGTGCGGCTTGGAAAGAAGCGGTGCAGATATGAATGGCCGATGAAAAGTATCATGAATACAGGAGCGGCATTTGCAGTCGGAACGGATTATCCGGTTGTGGGATTAGATCCATTTCAGACAATCTATGCGGCAGTGACCAGAAAGGATGCAGATGGAAGAATATCCGGTCAGAATCCGTGGGAGGTCATTGATATGGCGACAGTCTTAAAAGGATATACCTACGGAGCTGCTTACGTCTATCAGGCAGAAGACCGAACCGGTTCGATCGAAGAAGGCAAATGTGCAAACCTCATCGTGCTGGATCGGAATCTGTTTACGATCGATTCTGAGAAGATACCGGATACCAAAGTGGTATGGAATATATTTGAGGGACAGACGATATATGACAGACTGAATAATCTGGCAGGTGCGAGTGGAATATAA
- the aguB gene encoding N-carbamoylputrescine amidase: MRKVKVAATQMSCSWNREEVLDKAEKLVRKAAAEGANIILLQELFETPYFCQKQKFEYFDLAKPLSGNAAVKRFTEVAKELQVVLPISFYEKAGNTAFNTIAIIDADGTILGTYRKTHIPDGLPYAEKFYFTPGDTGFKVWKTKYADIGVGICWDQWFPEAARSMALLGAELLFYPTAIGSEPTLNVDSKSHWQHAMQGHAAANIMPVIASNRIGTETDDESSMTFYGSSFIADQTGTIVEEADRETESVLVHEFDLDAIAQMRREWGVFRDRRPEMYGTLMHH; the protein is encoded by the coding sequence ATGAGAAAGGTAAAGGTAGCGGCTACCCAGATGAGCTGTAGCTGGAATAGAGAAGAAGTGTTAGACAAGGCAGAGAAGCTGGTTCGAAAGGCAGCAGCAGAAGGTGCAAATATTATCTTGTTACAGGAATTATTTGAAACTCCGTATTTCTGTCAGAAGCAGAAATTTGAATATTTTGATCTGGCAAAGCCACTTTCAGGAAATGCAGCAGTAAAACGATTTACCGAGGTTGCAAAAGAGCTTCAGGTTGTTCTGCCGATCAGCTTTTATGAAAAGGCAGGAAATACAGCATTTAATACAATAGCGATCATTGATGCAGATGGAACGATCCTTGGAACATATCGTAAGACCCATATCCCGGATGGACTTCCATATGCGGAGAAGTTTTATTTTACACCGGGAGATACCGGATTTAAGGTATGGAAGACAAAATATGCAGATATCGGCGTTGGCATCTGCTGGGATCAGTGGTTTCCGGAGGCTGCCAGAAGCATGGCACTTCTTGGCGCAGAGCTGTTATTCTATCCGACTGCGATCGGAAGCGAGCCTACATTAAATGTTGATTCCAAGTCACACTGGCAGCATGCGATGCAGGGACATGCAGCAGCCAATATTATGCCGGTGATCGCATCGAACCGTATCGGAACCGAGACGGACGATGAATCTTCAATGACATTTTACGGTTCTTCCTTTATCGCAGATCAGACCGGAACGATCGTGGAGGAGGCAGACCGTGAGACAGAATCTGTGCTTGTCCATGAATTTGATCTGGATGCGATCGCACAGATGCGTAGAGAATGGGGCGTGTTCCGTGACCGCAGACCGGAGATGTACGGAACGCTGATGCATCATTAA
- a CDS encoding DUF1294 domain-containing protein: protein MLFELIKDHLFLSIYILINLIVFFLYGIDKWKAIHHKWRIPEAHLILAGVFGIFGAVLGMLLFRHKIRKPKFYIGLPAIFILELVCVILYIKYH from the coding sequence ATGTTATTTGAACTGATAAAAGATCATTTATTCTTAAGTATATATATCCTGATCAATCTGATCGTGTTTTTCCTGTATGGCATCGACAAATGGAAAGCCATTCATCACAAATGGCGCATCCCGGAAGCCCACCTGATCCTTGCCGGAGTATTCGGAATCTTTGGTGCCGTTCTTGGTATGCTGTTATTCCGACATAAAATCAGGAAGCCCAAATTCTACATTGGGCTTCCTGCAATCTTCATTCTTGAACTTGTGTGCGTGATCTTATACATAAAATATCATTGA
- a CDS encoding GNAT family N-acetyltransferase, with amino-acid sequence MNIQIREYKDSDIQEMNRIWNRVVDDGVAFPQEDDLTEETGRGFFAGQTYTAVAEDTDTGKVLGLYILHPNNVGRCGHICNASYAVDADVRGLHIGEKLVSDCLTHAKAHDYLVLQFNAVVATNVHARHLYERLGFTQLGTIPGGFRMKDGHYEDICPYYFDLRELGR; translated from the coding sequence ATGAATATACAGATCAGAGAATATAAAGATTCAGACATACAGGAGATGAACCGCATCTGGAACCGTGTGGTAGATGATGGAGTTGCTTTTCCACAGGAGGATGACCTGACAGAGGAGACAGGCAGGGGATTCTTTGCAGGACAGACCTATACCGCGGTGGCAGAGGATACAGACACAGGAAAGGTGCTCGGACTTTATATCCTGCATCCAAATAATGTCGGACGCTGCGGTCATATCTGCAATGCCAGCTATGCGGTAGATGCGGATGTAAGAGGGCTTCATATCGGAGAGAAGTTGGTGTCTGACTGCCTGACGCATGCAAAGGCGCATGATTATCTGGTGCTGCAGTTTAATGCGGTGGTGGCTACGAATGTGCATGCAAGGCACCTCTATGAGAGGCTTGGATTTACGCAGCTTGGAACGATTCCGGGGGGCTTTCGCATGAAGGATGGCCATTACGAAGACATCTGCCCATATTACTTTGACCTGCGTGAACTTGGCAGATGA